The nucleotide window ctccctcctccaatgtccatcctctttgcctttctgaatggggattaagcaacttagtcagagtcctccttcttggttagcttccttaggtgaacaggttttagtatgtttatcctattttatatgtctaatatctacttatgagtggaTATACCCTgtgtatataccctgtgtgtctttctgcttcagggatacctcactcaggatgatctttttcagttcccaccatttacctgcaaattcatgatttccttgtttttttattgctgaataatattctgttgtgtaaatataccacaatttctgtatccattcctcaactgaggggcatctgggctgtttccagcttctggctattacaaataaagctgctacaaacatggttgagcagatgtccttgttgtatacttgagcatcttttggatatatgcctaggagtggtatggctggatcttgaggcagcaccagattgatttccagagtgattgtacaagtttacattcccaccagcagtggaggagggttcccctttctccacaacctctccagcatgtgttgtcacttgagtttttcatcttagccattttgatgggtgtaaggtgaaatctcagggtccttttgatttgcatttccctaatgactaaggacattgagcgtttctttaagtgtttctctgccattcgatattcctctacagagagttctctgtttagctctgtactccattttttaattggattacttgatttgttgctgtttaacatcttaagttctttatatattctggatattagccctctgtcagacacagaattagtgaagatcctttcccaaactgtaggtagtcgttttcttctgatgacagtgtcctttgttttacagaagcttttcactttcatgaggtcccacttattgattgttgctcttagagcctgtgctgttggtgttctgttcaggaagttgtctcctgtgccaatgagttcaaggctcttccccactttttcttctaagtggtttagtgtgtctggttttatattgaggtctttgatccacctggactttagttttgtgcagggtggtatatatggatctatttgcatttttctacgtgtagacatccagttagactggcaccatttgttgaagatgctatcttttttccattgtatgattttggcatctttgtcaaaaatcaggtgtccataagtgtctgggtttatgtCTAGGTCTTCTatccgattccattgatccaccattctgtttctatgccagtaccatgcagttttattactgttgctctatagtaccgcttgagatcagggatggagattcctcccgaagatcttttattgtagaggattgttttagcaattctgggtttcttgttattccatatgaagctgaaattttttctttaaaggtctgtaaagaattgtgttggtaatttgacgggaattgcattgaatctgtagattgcttttttaaaaaaagactggatttttttgtttttaacatttattattatttattacagtttattccctttgtatcccacctgtagctccctccctctgcccttcccaattccaccctcccttcctcttctccacccatgcccctcccctagtccactgataggggaggtcctcctccccttccatcctaaaagactgaattttaagtgtttgaatttttaaagactgtggacttttttaagtttgtaaaatgttttatattgtgatgttGATTGATGTTGATTAATGTGTGATCTCAGggatgaacaagaaaaaaaaggttgTGACTCAACAGTGAGTtatttgtgtcaagctgacaagagGTCaattgtgctggctaattttatgacaactcgacacaagctagagtcacctgagagaaGGGAACTTTAATTGAGAACGTATTTCCATAAGATCTGActctaaggcattttcttaattagtaactaatgtgggagggcctaggctattgtgggtggggccacccctggaCTGTTGGTTTTGGGTTATAAAGCAGACTGAACAAGCTAGAGGGAGCAAggcaataagcagcactcctccatggcctctgcgtcagcgCCTGCCTCGCGGTgactgccctgacttccttttatgatgaactgtgatatggggtataagccaaataaaccctggTGTTGCTTTGCTTGtgttgtttcatcacagcaatagtcaccctgactgaaacaaacaccaggaccagagtaacttacagaaggaagggtttaaTTGGTTTACAGTTTTGGAGAGACTGTCATAGTTAGGAAGTGTGGGAGCAAGCGGCTGGGGGCTCATTCCTGAACCACTACAAGCAGGGAGCAGAGAATAAACTGGGAATGGCATGTGGCTTTCAAATTTCAAATCTCATCCCCAGTGGTCTACTTTCTTCAGCAAAGGCCACATCTTCTCAACctacccaaacagtgccaccaatttgtaagcaaataaacaaatatctGAGCTTACTGAGAACATTCAATCCACCTTGTTAAACTTGGCAGCAAGCCTTTACCTGCAGTGCCATTTTACCAGCCCTACAGTTGTATATGTTgtccacatgagtgcaggtgctcaggaaggccagaagagggtatccgatctctggagctggagctgtggCTGTGAAAAgtatggtctttatcacagcgatagaaaccTAACAAAGACATGGATCACCTAGCAATGACCTAAAGCACACAGGATGCTCACACAAGCTGCCATTTTCTTTCTGTAAGGCTTTTGGATGCCCTTAGATCTTGGTATCCACAGGGATGAATCCTGGAACCATCCTCCTTGAATACTGAGGGATAGCTGCCATTTTGTGGCTTTTCAGTATATGTTGCAAAAATTACTTCAGCACAGGATATTTTATCCCATTatggactggaaaaaaaaaatctgtgtcttcttgtggtgtggctcattcctaacacacacctttaacccaaacgctttctgtttattttaaataagtaaTTATGGTGTGGCTCAACCCTAGTACATAACTaaaatccaagagctttctgtaaaaaGCTCGTGTCTGAGGACACGAGGTCCAGCAGAAGCACATAAAgttaaccataggtcaagaggcagagcaagaaacaaGCTGACATGGAATAAACAGAAGGGGGGGCATtaaagggtatttaagacagcggagagaaggaaaagagctttctcctgggatgtgagctgagtaggaagggcTTTTTCCTTTTGACAGAGTAgtaaggtcagctgggtgctttctctgcctctctgaggggtaggctttcaccccagcatctggcttctgagtctttATTCGTAAAATCAAATGTTTgggacttttttttatttaaaacaattccaTGTCATTGGTTTAACTATAtgctaataagaaaataaaagcaaaacggGAAATTTTACCTTATCATTGCAgggcaagttttgttttgttttgttttgcttttgttttttgacactgcTGATCTTCtgaaaaagttttggaaaaaacAGGTATTCCCAAGCCTTTCACTGGGATGCTTCTTAGGTGCCTTAGTTGCTGGGTTGGCTTCACTTCATTGATAATGACAGAAGTAACTAGCATGTTAATACTTATCGAGTTGTGGTGGCCATTCATGGTTTTCAACttaactacatctggaattaactaaaacccaagtggctggGTACACCACTTGAGGgatactttttttcttaaattattcaaAGTAGGAAGATTCTTGGTCTTTCCAttgggagacagccattgttggactagctggacaaCAGCCTATAAGCCATTCTATTaaatcccatatatatatatgggaattctgtaagttctgttcctccagaggaccatGATTAATATCCTGATTATTTGTTTGttacaaaaacatttaaagatatagTGTTGGTATCTATGTTGTCTTCAGAGCATGTCCTTATTAGAGCCTTGAAAAggtgaagtgttttttttttttcttttgtttttgtgttgggttttttgggtttgggtttttgggtatttgggggttttgttttgttttggtttggtttggtttggtttttggttttggttttgttttgtgtgggttttttgttgttgttgttgttttctggtttgtttttttttttttgtttgtttgttttgtttttcaatacagggtttctctgtgtagccttggccaccCTGgacattttgtagaccaggctggccttgaactcataaagatctgcctgcctctgcctccccgagtgctgggattacaggcatgccccatTGCACTCCTCAAAAGGTGAGTAATTTGTTCTTGATTTCATAAATTCAAAACTGAGGCTTCAGGGGAATATGGCATTTATGGTTTCTGTGAGGGGCTTGTCTCCACTGACAGTGATGGGGGAGCTCCATGGGCACAGACAGTGCCAGTCACACTCCCACCAATGCCTCCTCTCTCCTAGGCTGAGATGCAGATCCAGGACTGGCAGCTGCTGCTCACACTGAGGCATCTGCACAGCCTCCTGGAGGAGCTCCAAGCAGAAAGCACCCACTGGGAGGACACGAGGTCCAGCAGAAGCACATCGCCTTTCAGAGCTAGGCTTGgctcagagggcagaggctgCCAGCCTTTTCGGAGGCAATTGGGCCAACTGCTCCAAGGAGAAGAGAGCAGGTGAAGCTCCCTTCCTTAACTAGCCAGAGGATACTAACCAAAACCTTCTACCACCAGTATATATTTTGTGTCTGCTGTGTGTCCTTGAATCTGTCATTTCTTAACTGTCTCTTTCACTCACCAGAGGGTCTGATAAATTATTGTGTGATAAATAATTGGATGCATACATATTTTATAAGTGTAACACTGTTACATAGCTTCCAGCAAGTTATCACTATGGGTGGTAATCCTATCTTTAGTAGTTTTCCACAGGGCAATTGTTAAAGAGAAATTATGATATGCAAAGATAGCTATCTGCTATTGCCTTGgtaaaaaatcagaaaattcaCCTGTAGTGAATTTCTGGCTATTTTCCATGTTCCCCATAGGCATTCTTATCCCACTTTATCTGGCCCTATTCTCACCCCAGATCACAGAGATAAGCATGTCACCAGGCCTAGTCAACTGTATAATTCATGTTGGTTCTAACATCTTGATTCATGATTGGCTTGATTCATGGGCGTGTGACTCAACAAAGCCAACCACAATCCTTCCCTGGGGCGTTAGCTGGATCCTGCTGGCCACACTTCTGGAGTTGGCTTCATTTTTCTTAGGCTGTATTAATCTTTGTCAATAAGCAGTATAAGGTTAAACTCCAGGGAAGAGGTTAAAGGAGGGACGGCCTCTTTTGTCCCCTGCAGTATCTTGTAGGCTACTTGCAGCTCTTGATGTCACCCACCAGTGCTGGTTTCCCTCAGCAGGTGCCACCAGCTCTGTCTAGGTCCAAGGCCCAGCCTGGAGGCCCCTCTAAGTGCAGATGCCCCTCCTCAGATGTCTGCAGGCCAGCACTTCAGGGTGCCTGTCTGTACAATCTACATTCTAATCCTTCAGCTTCCGTGTTcccccagcactggaggtggTAGATTCTTCCTGTAATTGCTAGCTTGTAGTTCTTTTTATAACTCTCATCCACTCAGTTAACTTTATACTTAGTTAATAAGCCTTTGTATTaaattatgtgtttgttttttttaaatgggggagaagacagaaaaaaatgtggCTTGTTTCCTACCTATCCTCATGGACACCATTTTTCTATTAGTGCCAATGCAGCTCTAACTATTGTAACGTCTTCCAAAGCACAAGAATCTCTAGGATGCATACATATGTCAGAGAGGAGAGTCAGGGGGGTGGGGATGCTCATGTTTATAAGAAGCCCCACCCCCTAACTGAGGAGCTAGTGACAGCTGATGGCTGCAAGGGGACgaagactcagttttctttaagtatgTGGTCTCACGTAGGTCTACCCAGTGCCAACCCAGTGAGCAGCTCCATACCCATGAGTATATG belongs to Meriones unguiculatus strain TT.TT164.6M chromosome 4, Bangor_MerUng_6.1, whole genome shotgun sequence and includes:
- the C4H20orf202 gene encoding uncharacterized protein C20orf202 homolog, whose protein sequence is MEIPGEPDMDLGPTLEWLREELAEMQIQDWQLLLTLRHLHSLLEELQAESTHWEDTRSSRSTSPFRARLGSEGRGCQPFRRQLGQLLQGEESR